The Salvelinus fontinalis isolate EN_2023a chromosome 24, ASM2944872v1, whole genome shotgun sequence genome has a segment encoding these proteins:
- the LOC129822288 gene encoding serine/threonine-protein kinase ULK2-like, with product METVGDFEYSRKDLVGHGAFAVVFKGRHRKKTDWEVAVKSINKKNLSKSQILLGKEIKILKELQHENIVALYDVQETPNSVFLVMEYCNGGDLADYLQAKGTLREDTLRVFLQQISAAMRILNSKGIIHRDLKPQNILLSYTSRKRSSINGIRIKIADFGFARYLQSNMMAATLCGSPMYMAPEVIMSQNYDAKADLWSIGTVVYQCLVGKPPFQANSPQDLRMFYEKNKSLLPIIPRETSPSLGNLLLGLLQRNQKDRMDFDAFFSHPFLDPVSAIKKSCPVPVPNCPSAVTDITCGSSPSVRYNSPASLPDMQTLPEDCLSSPPLGPPNYLQLSKESGGSTSSKNSSSDTDDFVLVPHLSTESYDQPMGAVGHRPSGEWCGGQPQTTGQTPMVSPRAETTPIPVPTQVRNYQRIKQNLSNSPTTTLYGSHRSGTVRRSNTSPMGFPKVCSGSPSSADCSPQMTGRRLSIGSSRPYSPSPLVGTIPEQLGHCCCGHPQGHESSSRSSSGGSPVPSSQLLGRLQSAPTLTEVYHTRQKLHKQLSDPIQPSNYPPSHSPHLGRPGNLGTSPRSSDWLTKSPLPTIIGSPTKPISAPFKIPKTQASCNLMALADSPTPTKTLADARDICAHHCTTYPSGRQSAPEASRTTFGRSVSTGRLSEQPVRITLGGQPYQGSTDSLNAERPMDTAPAGPFGLAQPRGGAASPRTVLFTVGSPPNSSTPPTCSHLGTRPRTTSVGSNSSAGSLCSTSGRVYVGSPPGMAIGTSPPGGAEAGPSSLRYVPYGTSPPSLDGFITFEAPELPEETLMEREHTDTLLHLRMMLSFTDCVLEIAAVRAGGADLGVSAASLYPPQESVVVDQISQLSREWGQVEQLVLYMKAAQLLASSLHLAKAQIKSAKLNPSSAVKQVVKSLNERYKSCISLCRRLTDKLNHFFSDKQRFVDEINSVTAEKLIYNHAVETVQSAALDEMFQQTEDIAYRYNKAAMLLDGLSKILQDPADIQNVAKYKASVDRRISALCYCTVTLYE from the exons AAGACGGATTGGGAGGTGGCCGTCAAGAGCATTAACAAAAAGAACCTCTCCAAGTCCCAGATCCTGCTTGGCAAGGAAATCAAAATCCTCAAG GAACTTCAACATGAGAACATTGTGGCACTTTACGATGTCCAG GAAACTCCCAACTCTGTGTTCCTGGTCATGGAG TACTGCAACGGTGGCGATCTGGCTGACTATCTGCAAG CCAAGGGGACACTGAGAGAAGACACTCTGAGGGTGTTCCTCCAGCAGATATCAGCAGCAATGAGGATCCTTAACAGTAAAGGCATCATCCACCGAGACCTGAAACCACAGAACATCCTGCTGTCATACACCAGCCGCAAGAGATCCAGTATCAACGGCATCCGCATCAAAATAG CTGACTTTGGCTTCGCACGATACCTCCAGAGCAACATGATGGCTGCCACGCTGTGTGGCTCCCCCATGTACATG GCCCCAGAAGTGATCATGTCTCAGAACTATGACGCCAAGGCAGACCTGTGGAGCATTGGAACTGTCGTCTACCAGTGTCTCGTAGGGAAGCCCCCTttccag gCCAACAGTCCACAGGACCTGAGGATGTTCTATGAGAAGAACAAGTCGCTGCTACCCAT CATCCCGAGGGAGACGTCTCCTTCCCTTGGCAACCTGTTGCTAGGCCTGCTGCAGAGGAACCAGAAGGACAGGATGGACTTCG ATGCATTTTTCAGTCATCCTTTCTTAGATCCAGTGTCTGCCATCAAAAAAT CATGTCCTGTTCCAGTACCCAACTGCCCTAGCGCTGTGACCGACATCACATGTGGCAGCTCACCCTCTGTTCGCTACAACTCCCCTGCC TCTCTCCCTGACATGCAGACCTTACCTGAGGACTGTCTGTCGTCGCCACCCCTGGGCCCTCCAAACTACCTGCAGCTGTCTAAGGAGTCTGGAGGAAGCACCAGCAGCAAGAACTCCTCAAGCGACACGGACGACTTTGTCCTGGTGCCACACCTCTCCACAGAGTCTT ATGACCAGCCAATGGGAGCAGTGGGGCATCGGCCGTCTGGAGAGTGGTGTGGAGG GCAGCCGCAGACCACCGGACAGACCCCCATGGTGTCCCCCCGGGCAGAGACTACCCCCATCCCTGTGCCCACCCAGGTGCGGAACTACCAGCGCATCAAACAGAACCTCTCCAACAGCCCCACCACCACGCTCTACGGCTCACACAG GTCTGGTACAGTGAGGCGATCCAATACCAGTCCCATGGGTTTCCCTAAGGTTTGCTCTGGGTCCCCCAGCTCTGCAGACTGCAGCCCTCAGATGACAGGCAGACGTCTCTCTATAGGCAGCTCCCGCCCATACTCCCCCTCACCTCTGG TGGGCACCATCCCAGAGCAGCTGGGTCACTGTTGCTGTGGACACCCTCAGGGCCATGAGTCCAGCAGCCGCAGCTCCTCAGGAG GTTCTCCAGTGCCATCGTCCCAGTTACTGGGTCGCCTGCAGAGTGCCCCCACCCTGACTGAGGTCTACCACACCAGACAGAAACTCCACAAGCAGCTGTCAGACCCCATCCAGCCCTCCAACTACCCCCCCAGCCACTCCCCCCACCTGGGTCGCCCTGGCAACCTGGGCACCTCCCCCCGCTCCTCTGATTGGCTGACGAAGTCACCTCTGCCCACAATCATTGGCTCTCCCACCAAG CCCATCTCTGCCCCATTTAAGATCCCTAAGACGCAGGCGTCCTGTAACCTGATGGCCCTGGCAGACAGTCCCACACCCACTAAGACCCTGGCGGACGCACGGGACATCTGTGCCCACCACTGTACCACCTACCCCAGTGGGCGCCAGTCTGCCCCTGAGGCCAGCAGGACCACGTTTGGCAG GTCTGTCAGTACTGGCCGTCTGTCTGAACAGCCAGTCAGAATCACTCTAGGGGGACAGCCCTACCAGGGAAGCACAGACAGCCTCAACGCAGAGCGGCCCATGGATACag cacCAGCAGGACCGTTTGGGCTGGCTCAGCCTCGGGGCGGGGCGGCGAGTCCCCGGACCGTTCTCTTCACCGTGGGCTCGCCCCCCAACAGCAGCACCCCCCCTACCTGCAGCCACTTGGGCACCCGGCCGCGCACCACATCAG tgggCTCCAACAGTTCGGCAGGCTCCCTGTGCTCCACCAGTGGGCGGGTGTACGTGGGCTCTCCTCCGGGCATGGCCATCGGGACCTCTCCCCCAGGGGGTGCAGAGGCAGGTCCCAGCAGCCTACGCTATGTCCCCTACGGTACCTCTCCCCCCAGCCTGGATGGATTCATCACTTTTGAGGCCCCAGAGCTGCCTGAGGAGACACTCATGGAG CGAGAGCACACAGACACTCTGCTGCACCTACGGATGATGCTGTCCTTCACTGACTGTGTGCTGGAGATCGCAGCGGTGCGAGCAGGAGGGGCAGACCTGGGCGTATCGGctgcctccctctacccccctcaGGAGAGTGTGGTAGTGGACCAGATCAGCCAGCTCAGCAGGGAGTGGGG GCAGGTGGAGCAGCTGGTGCTGTACATGAAGGCTGCCCAACTCCTGGCCTCCTCCCTCCACCTGGCCAAGGCCCAGATCAAATCAGCCAAGCTCAACCCTTCCAGCGCCGTCAAGCAGG TGGTGAAGAGTCTGAACGAGCGTTACAAGAGCTGCATCTCCCTGTGTCGGCGGCTCACAGACAAGCTGAACCACTTCTTCTCAGACAAGCAGCGCTTTGTAGACGAGATCAACAGCGTGACCGCAGAGAAACTCATCTATAACCACGCTGTGGAAACGGTGCAGTCTGCAGCTCTGGATGAGATGTTTCAGCAGACGGAGGACATAGCCTACCGTTACAACAAGGCTGCAATGCTGCTAGATGGCCTGTCCAAGATCCTCCAGGACCCTGCAGACATCCAAAATGTGGCCAAGT ACAAGGCCAGTGTGGACCGGAGAATCTCTGCCCTCTGCTACTGCACCGTCACACTGTACGAGTAG